The following are encoded together in the Phenylobacterium sp. NIBR 498073 genome:
- a CDS encoding SRPBCC family protein gives MRALAALAATLVLCGPGQAWADAGPSHEGIGVEVLADPGGASGLIRGSVEIDAPPEAVWKVVVDCDLAPRMVRRLKSCRVLERDPAGRWDVREHVSRAGILPPVRSVFRSEYDPPRRIRFYREGGQLQVLHGEWRLIPLDGGARTRVLYESRASTPFAIPAPIARMALRRDIPDALAALRREVMARK, from the coding sequence ATGCGGGCGCTTGCCGCCCTTGCCGCGACCCTGGTCCTCTGCGGACCGGGGCAGGCCTGGGCTGACGCCGGCCCGAGCCACGAAGGCATCGGCGTGGAGGTCCTCGCCGATCCTGGCGGGGCTTCGGGGCTGATCCGCGGCAGCGTCGAGATCGACGCCCCGCCCGAGGCTGTCTGGAAGGTCGTGGTCGACTGCGACCTCGCTCCGCGCATGGTCCGCCGCCTCAAGAGCTGCCGCGTGCTGGAACGCGATCCCGCCGGCCGCTGGGACGTGCGCGAGCACGTCAGCCGCGCCGGGATCCTGCCGCCGGTGCGCAGCGTCTTCCGCTCAGAATACGACCCGCCGCGCCGCATCCGCTTCTACCGCGAGGGCGGCCAATTGCAGGTGCTACACGGCGAGTGGCGGCTGATCCCGCTCGACGGCGGCGCCCGCACCCGGGTGCTCTACGAGAGCCGCGCCTCCACCCCCTTCGCCATTCCCGCCCCCATCGCCCGCATGGCCCTGCGCCGCGATATCCCCGACGCCCTGGCCGCCTTGCGC